Proteins from a genomic interval of Drosophila melanogaster chromosome 2R:
- the CAP gene encoding CAP, isoform P: MPNNRNRNRNRNRNKRNRNQNQNQNPSQNQNENHQQQAEGAEDREEQQDFQTQIAVAQSSSFVDDNGNSGSVSNGPTENSEEVTNTLEKTEKKEEIFEQPATVIQKEADSDAEMGAKNSKHRKEKSDKQASNGKSEEQVRPPPTIIRRPPGSPRQAKVIVHRIVREEDTANGKAQSPEPPKAVESKEQHMEVEDSKKEKPEAQQEIETKEERENEPSPKELPESSHLSEDAQQKHVEVEENQQVYDEVDYSKDETTDNNPQQEQHDSKEPEQYVLQLEKAMEFVENAHQQHVAAVQSYQKQRDTEQNAQQQEQNEAQHLQESTKAHQQNIAVPQILVDPKKREEGLAQQLHHDVKEEPILNNAQQQNDDTAPKSPKEVTIKVQFQTEDPYSQQPPPQKPTSKVIIHQIHVETTDEEQNAKPTFEEVSSTTGSLAGTLSPPPRYLVESPKNVSSGQFSNFSRNVQIQEMELNSDFSSGEFNSLQSPLVCEVDSESEGSVVLGPERSPSDQQVPSSSRVEQHEQVRQKRAQYRNALESHFMPQLLNPRYLDSILEENEWRNSTASSGGSDQTGIRTPKLNETFPRSQLDFSRRHKRREEAPSPLKLETKLLEESTDLESCTRLQSALSPQSEDAELVYLSSSASSSVSDLMELELEQAAALAERALVDLDTDASRLIARPDDEMSSTSTTTADRSETEAETETETEREGEQSRESTPVNANPTLASSQSSLLSAATPTPTPTPTPADREQLAKDTNVSGGSTVSFGAASPLAATREEFVRNMDKVRELIEMTRREQEQGELPRSPSPPPVPPPPASVPPYSPESSSFHLASLQLKRQESNDSHCSDSTTHSQCTAINLASPPPPPTAQPPTPPLRQKPAPPPVPQPVSPPAPPTPQSEPELSVADSVANANADVDADADTDTEAIKKLRLLCTEQLASMPYGEQVLEELASVAQNISDQSQNKMPYPMPQLPHIKELQLNANESKSSSAWLGLPTQSDPKLLVCLSPGQRDLVNNQTQPDDLLDAHQKFVERRGYHELSKAQVLEQDHQQQQSEMLKTAAMMRELRKSLSPPAPPVPPPPVPVKSAETAAKATAHENAKRDDASEQKQKIAACESSSLENKPRRAADLGAQQSAEQRQSSSTTTSSHKATTETMSSDTAKFPTLDSMESELARMFPQHKGDIFEEQRKRFSNIEFPSHQPVSQTKRYSNIETSSYESKKRMENGQVVYDVSTSSHEKKEQGDPPKDQPVPPVPPPPIMSATKLNGNTFIDGDVAPKNSQPSRESGSGSGNGTYEEFRQRAKAAADAFGEQREQQNGLDQDRVFKDFDRLSQQMHAELQSTREKREKSASMYDLSGFTRPASGHPRLDELQQRRHAHMQELEREIERSAKSRQERMSSVPRQMEATPPRTHEIPIELEPRSRRAESLCNLNEPPPRPHTTVGHYNHPVVQDDWSRYANDLGYSENIARPFAREVEICYQRQNQRTPHCIRAPRLSASTNDLSSSSQYSYDTFNAYGGRRTHAPMLNQAQQQQRPHYGSCYSMIERDPNPRYISTTSRRGVSPAPPPVATPQQQQVPPPAYDRQQRRSSLPRELHEQQLKYILSKEEELKFEVERLQQERRRLMEEMQRAPVLPAPQRRESYRPAAKLPTLSEDEVFRQQMAEEWMNKVAEREERRQHKIIRISKIEDEHDHSAVDKATISDEFLDRVKERRHKLSMPADSDWESGAESQPQPAAQSQPESDVEAPPVRILEGQAEANLRQLPRHLREFAKFSTSEQLPDGAQMERHEEQERREEATDNAHSSATKKTSIVKTYKVSRLPPSVQDEATDSESRSTTIHQINRSSDPQPGKIGASLNEFFAGSPFRAKIYEEFDKYWRNFEHSASNTF, translated from the exons ATGCCCAATAACCGCAATCGtaatcgcaatcgcaatcgcaacAAACGCAATCgaaaccaaaatcaaaatcagaatccgagccaaaaccaaaacgaaaaccatcagcagcaggcaGAAGGGGCGGAGGATcgggaggagcagcaggattTCCAAACTCAGATCGCAGTAGCGCAATCTTCTTCCTTCGTAGATGATAATGGAAATTCTGGCAGCGTTTCAAATGGGCCAACGGAAAACAGCGAAGAGGTGACGAACACTCTtgagaaaaccgaaaaaaaagaagaaatattCGAGCAACCAGCAACAGTCATCCAAAAAGAAGCAGATTCAGACGCAGAAATGGGTGCCAAAAACTCAAAACATCGCAAGGAAAAGTCCGATAAGCAGGCGTCTAATGGAAAATCTGAAGAGCAGGTGCGTCCACCTCCCACCATTATAAGAAGGCCACCCGGTAGCCCCCGGCAAGCCAAGGTCATAGTTCATCGAATTGTGAGGGAAGAGGACACGGCCAATGGCAAAGCTCAATCTCCAGAGCCACCCAAAGCCGTGGAATCTAAGGAGCAGCACATGGAGGTCGAGGATTCAAAGAAGGAGAAACCTGAAGCTCAGCAGGAGATTGAAACTAAGGAAGAACGGGAAAATGAACCGAGTCCAAAGGAACTTCCTGAATCTAGTCATCTTTCGGAGGACGCACAGCAGAAACATGTCGAAGTTGAAGAGAATCAACAAGTTTATGATGAAGTGGACTACTCAAAGGATGAGACCACTGACAATAATCCACAGCAAGAGCAACACGATTCAAAGGAACCGGAGCAATATGTGTTGCAACTCGAAAAGGCAATGGAATTTGTGGAAAATGCACATCAGCAACACGTTGCTGCCGTGCAAAGTTATCAAAAACAGAGAGACACTGAGCAAAATgcacagcagcaggagcaaaaTGAAGCACAGCACCTACAGGAATCAACTAAAGCGCATCAGCAAAATATTGCAGTTCCACAAATCCTTGTAGATCCGAAGAAGAGAGAAGAGGGCCTCGCACAGCAACTGCATCATGATGTGAAAGAGGAACCCATTTTGAATAACGCCCAACAGCAAAATGATGACACTGCACCGAAATCCCCAAAGGAAGTAACAATAAAAGTTCAGTTTCAAACAGAAGATCCTTATTCCCAGCAGCCTCCTCCACAGAAGCCCACCTCCAAGGTGATTATCCACCAGATACACGTGGAAACCACCGACGAAGAGCAAAATGCCAAGCCCACTTTCGAGGAGGTTAGCAGCACTACCGGTTCTCTGGCCGGAACCCTATCTCCACCACCTCGTTATTTGGTGGAGTCGCCGAAGAACGTGTCAAGTGGCCAGTTTTCGAACTTCTCGCGCAATGTGCAAATCCAGGAAATGGAACTGAACAGCGACTTCAGCTCCGGGGAATTCAATTCCCTGCAGTCGCCGCTGGTATGCGAAGTAGACTCGGAATCAGAGGGATCGGTAGTCTTGGGACCGGAGCGATCGCCGTCGGATCAGCAGGTGCCGTCCAGCAGCCGAGTAGAGCAGCATGAGCAGGTGCGCCAGAAACGTGCCCAGTATCGGAACGCTTTGGAATCGCACTTCATGCCGCAGTTGCTCAATCCCCGCTATCTGGACAGCATCCTGGAGGAGAATGAATGGAGAAACTCCACCGCCTCCTCTGGCGGAAGCGATCAGACGGGGATCCGCACTCCCAAGCTAAACGAGACCTTTCCCAGGAGTCAGTTGGACTTTAGTCGCAGACACAAGCGTAGGGAGGAGGCACCGTCGCCTCTTAAGCTCGAAACCAAGCTGCTGGAGGAGTCAACCGATCTGGAGAGCTGCACCCGACTGCAGAGCGCCCTGTCTCCACAGTCTGAAGATGCGGAGCTAGTTTACCTAAGCTCCTCGGCCTCCAGCAGCGTCTCTGACCTCATGGAACTAGAACTAGAGCAGGCTGCCGCCTTGGCGGAGAGAGCCCTCGTAGACTTGGATACGGATGCCAGTCGGTTGATTGCTCGGCCGGATGATGAGATGAGCAGCACTAGTACCACTACTGCAGACAGGAGCGAGacggaagcggaaacggaaacggagaCGGAGAGAGAGGGCGAGCAGAGTCGCGAGAGCACACCTGTTAACGCCAACCCGACGCTCGCCAGTTCGCAGTCTTCGCTGCTGAGCGCCGCAACGCCGACGCCGACGCCGACGCCCACTCCCGCCGATCGAGAACAAttagcaaaagatacaaatgtatctggtGGATCGACTGTTAGTTTCGGGGCAGCATCGCCGCTAGCGGCCACGCGCGAGGAGTTCGTTCGCAATATGGACAAAGTGCGCGAGTTGATCGAGATGACGCGGCGCGAACAGGAGCAAGGTGAACTACCGCGATCGCCGTCGCCGCCGCCCGTTCCCCCACCTCCCGCTTCCGTGCCACCCTACAGTCCCGAGTCTTCCTCGTTCCACCTAGCTTCCTTGCAGCTGAAGCGGCAGGAGTCGAACGACTCCCACTGCTCTGACAGCACCACCCACAGCCAATGCACGGCCATCAACCTGGCCAGTCCCCCACCGCCACCCACTGCTCAGCCACCTACACCGCCACTCAGACAAAAGCCTGCACCACCACCCGTACCGCAACCCGTATCACCACCCGCACCACCCACTCCCCAATCAGAGCCAGAGCTTTCAGTTGCAGATTCGGTTGCGAATGCAAATGCGGATGTAGATGCAGATGCCGACACTGATACGGAAGCAATAAAGAAGCTGCGCCTGCTGTGCACCGAGCAGTTGGCTTCCATGCCCTATGGCGAACAGGTGCTCGAGGAGTTAGCCAGTGTGGCCCAGAATATAAGCGACCAATCCCAGAACAAGATGCCCTATCCCATGCCCCAATTGCCGCACATCAAGGAGCTGCAGTTAAACGCCAATGAGAGCAAGTCCTCCTCCGCCTGGCTGGGTCTGCCGACCCAGTCCGATCCCAAGCTATTGGTCTGCCTGTCGCCCGGACAGAGAGATTTGGTAAATAACCAAACCCAACCGGATGACCTGCTCGATGCTCACCAGAAGTTCGTGGAGCGTCGGGGATACCATGAGTTGTCCAAGGCCCAGGTTCTCGAGCAagaccaccagcagcagcagagtgAGATGCTCAAGACGGCGGCCATGATGCGCGAGTTGCGCAAGAGCCTCTCGCCCCCAGCGCCTCCTGTCCCTCCGCCGCCGGTACCGGTGAAGAGCGCCGAAACGGCGGCCAAGGCGACCGCTCACGAAAACGCCAAGAGAGATGACGCAAGCGAACAAAAGCAGAAGATCGCAGCATGCGAATCGTCATCGCTTGAAAATAAACCAAGGCGAGCAGCTGATCTTGGTGCTCAGCAGTCGGCAGAGCAACGCcagagcagcagcaccaccacctccagcCATAAAGCGACCACAGAGACCATGTCCAGTGACACCGCCAAGTTTCCCACGCTGGACAGCATGGAGAGTGAGTTGGCCAGGATGTTCCCCCAGCACAAGGGCGACATTTTCGAGGAGCAGCGCAAGCGCTTCTCCAACATTGAGTTCCCCAGCCACCAGCCCGTCAGTCAAACTAAGCGGTACTCCAATATCGAGACGAGCAGTTACGAGTCCAAGAAGCGAATGGAAAATGGTCAGGTAGTCTACGATGTGAGCACTTCAAGTCACGAGAAGAAGGAACAGGGTGATCCACCCAAGGACCAGCCCGTACCACCCGTTCCCCCGCCGCCAATTATGTCAGCAACGAAATTAAACGGTAACACTTTCATTGATGGAGACGTGGCGCCCAAAAATAGCCAGCCGTCGCGAGAGAGCGGTAGCGGCAGCGGCAACGGTACGTATGAGGAATTTCGGCAGCGTGCCAAGGCCGCCGCGGATGCTTTTGGAGAGCAGCGGGAGCAGCAAAACGGGCTGGATCAAGACCGCGTGTTCAAGGACTTCGATAGGCTATCGCAGCAGATGCACGCCGAGCTGCAAAGCACTCGGGAAAAGCGGGAGAAGTCCGCTTCCATGTACGATCTCAGTGGCTTCACCCGACCCGCGAGTGGTCATCCGAGACTAGATGAGCTGCAGCAGAGAAGACATGCCCACATGCAGGAGTTGGAGAGGGAAATAGAGCGGTCGGCAAAGTCGCGACAGGAGCGAATGTCCTCGGTACCGCGACAAATGGAGGCCACACCACCGCGAACTCATGAGATTCCCATTGAGCTGGAGCCACGTTCCCGACGCGCCGAGTCTCTGTGCAATCTGAATGAGCCACCACCACGTCCGCATACCACCGTGGGTCACTATAACCATCCGGTGGTGCAGGACGATTGGTCTAGGTATGCCAACGATTTGGGATACTCGGAGAATATAGCACGACCCTTTGCCAGGGAGGTGGAGATTTGCTATCAGCGACAGAATCAGAGAACACCACATTGCATTAGGGCTCCCCGCCTCTCCGCCAGCACTAATGATCTGAGCAGCTCTAGTCAATATAGCTACGATACCTTCAATGCTTACGGCGGCAGAAGGACCCATGCCCCCATGCTGAACCAggcgcaacagcaacagcgtcCTCATTACGGCAGTTGTTACTCCATGATCGAGAGGGATCCCAACCCCAGGTACATAAGTACCACCTCGCGAAGGGGCGTGAgtccagcaccaccaccagttGCAACtccgcaacagcaacaggtgCCACCACCTGCCTATGATCGCCAGCAAAGGAGATCCTCGTTGCCGAGGGAACTGCATGAACAGCAGCTGAAGTACATACTATCCAAGGAGGAGGAGCTCAAGTTTGAAGTGGAGCGATTGCAGCAGGAGCGCCGTCGTCTAATGGAGGAAATGCAGAGGGCTCCGGTCTTGCCTGCTCCTCAGAGGAGGGAGAGCTACAGGCCCGCCGCCAAGCTGCCCACTCTGAGCGAGGATGAGGTATTCCGGCAGCAAATGGCCGAGGAGTGGATGAACAAGGTGGCTGAGCGGGAAGAGCGTCGTCAGCACAAGATCATACGCATATCGAAGATCGAGGATGAGCACGATCACTCCGCCGTAGACAAGGCGACCATAAGCGATGAATTCTTGGATCGGGTGAAGGAACGCCGTCACAAGTTGTCCATGCCGGCGGACAGCGATTGGGAAAGTGGGGCGGAATCACAACCCCAGCCAGCCGCCCAATCCCAGCCCGAATCGGATGTAGAGGCGCCACCAGTACGCATACTGGAGGGCCAGGCGGAGGCCAATCTCCGCCAGCTGCCACGGCACCTGCGGGAGTTCGCCAAGTTCTCTACCAGCGAACAGTTGCCGGATGGCGCCCAAATGGAGCGTCACGAGGAACAGGAGCGCAGGGAGGAGGCTACCGACAATGCGCACAGCAGTGCCACCAAGAAGACGAGCATCGTGAAGACGTACAAGGTTTCCAGGCTACCGCCTTCCGTCCAGG ACGAGGCCACAGATTCCGAATCCAGGAGCACGACAATCCACCAGATAAATCGCTCCAGCGATCCCCAGCCGGGAAAAATCGGTGCCAGTTTGAACGAGTTTTTCGCAGGCTCGCCCTTCCGAGCGAAAATCTACGAAGAGTTCGACAAGTACTGGCGAAACTTCGAGCACTCCGCCTCGAACACCTTCTAG